A single Carnobacterium inhibens subsp. inhibens DSM 13024 DNA region contains:
- a CDS encoding acetate kinase, protein MSKTIAINAGSSSLKFTLYEMPAEEEIASGIIERIGLNNSIFTTKYAGEKYKVVEDIENHEIAIQMVLDKLIELKVIANYEEITGVGHRVVAGGELFKDSALITDEVLAQIESLAEFAPLHNPANATGIKAFKKLLPNITSVAVFDTSFHTTMPKENYLYSLPMEYYTDFAARKYGAHGTSHRYVSERAAEMLGKPLEETKIITCHLGNGGSITAVKGGKSLDTSMGFTPLAGITMGTRTGDIDASLLPFLMDKLNITDINDMIYILNNKSGLLGLSHVSSDMRDVEEEAEKGNEDAQTALDIFYNRVQKYIGQYFAILNGADAIVFTAGIGENSPETRQIIIDGMNWFGAEIDAEANNVRGKERIISTPESKVKVLLIPTDEEIMIARDVERLRA, encoded by the coding sequence ATGTCAAAAACAATTGCAATTAACGCAGGTAGTTCAAGTTTAAAATTTACATTGTATGAAATGCCAGCTGAAGAAGAAATCGCTTCAGGGATTATCGAAAGAATCGGTTTAAACAATTCAATCTTCACTACAAAATATGCAGGTGAAAAATATAAAGTTGTCGAAGATATTGAAAACCACGAAATTGCTATTCAAATGGTATTAGATAAATTAATTGAACTAAAAGTTATTGCAAACTACGAAGAAATTACTGGTGTAGGACACCGTGTAGTAGCTGGTGGAGAATTATTTAAAGATTCAGCATTAATTACGGATGAAGTATTAGCACAAATCGAAAGTTTAGCTGAATTTGCTCCACTACACAATCCAGCTAATGCTACAGGAATTAAAGCTTTCAAAAAATTATTGCCAAATATTACAAGTGTAGCTGTTTTTGACACATCATTCCATACAACAATGCCTAAAGAAAACTACTTGTACAGTCTTCCAATGGAATACTACACTGACTTTGCAGCACGTAAATACGGAGCTCATGGTACTTCACATAGATATGTTTCTGAGCGTGCAGCTGAGATGTTAGGAAAACCACTTGAAGAAACAAAAATTATTACTTGTCATTTAGGTAACGGTGGATCTATTACAGCTGTAAAAGGTGGAAAATCACTTGATACATCTATGGGATTCACTCCTTTAGCAGGTATCACAATGGGAACTCGTACTGGAGACATTGACGCATCATTGTTGCCTTTCTTAATGGATAAATTAAACATTACTGATATCAATGACATGATCTATATTTTAAATAATAAATCTGGCTTACTTGGTCTTTCTCATGTTTCAAGCGATATGCGTGATGTCGAAGAAGAAGCAGAAAAAGGAAACGAAGATGCACAAACAGCATTAGATATTTTTTACAATCGTGTTCAAAAATATATTGGACAATACTTTGCTATCTTAAATGGTGCAGATGCAATTGTCTTTACTGCAGGAATTGGAGAAAATTCTCCAGAAACCCGCCAAATTATTATTGATGGCATGAACTGGTTTGGTGCTGAAATCGATGCAGAAGCTAACAATGTACGTGGAAAAGAACGCATTATTTCTACTCCAGAATCAAAAGTTAAAGTACTATTGATTCCTACAGATGAAGAAATTATGATTGCTCGCGATGTTGAAAGATTACGTGCATAA
- a CDS encoding universal stress protein has protein sequence MLQQYNRILVAVDGSTEAELAFKKAVQVAVRNSATLVLAHVIDTRAFQSISTFDGAMADKASEQAKNTLEEYVRYAKNHRVQDITYSIEYGSPKVLIAKQIPEDQNIDLIMLGATGLNAVERIFIGSVSEYVIRHANCDVLIVRTDLENKRD, from the coding sequence ATGTTACAACAATACAATCGTATCTTAGTAGCTGTAGATGGTTCAACAGAAGCTGAGTTAGCTTTTAAGAAAGCTGTACAAGTTGCTGTAAGAAACTCTGCAACGTTAGTTCTTGCTCATGTTATTGACACTCGCGCATTTCAAAGCATCTCTACTTTTGATGGAGCTATGGCTGATAAAGCAAGCGAACAAGCTAAAAACACATTAGAAGAGTATGTACGTTATGCAAAAAATCATCGTGTTCAAGATATTACTTACTCTATCGAATACGGTTCTCCAAAAGTATTGATTGCAAAACAGATACCAGAAGACCAAAATATCGACTTGATCATGTTGGGCGCGACCGGTTTAAATGCTGTAGAACGTATTTTTATAGGCTCCGTTTCAGAATATGTTATACGACATGCCAATTGTGATGTATTAATTGTCCGTACTGATTTAGAAAATAAAAGAGATTAA
- a CDS encoding replication-associated recombination protein A, which produces MNQPLAYRMRPTHIDNIVGQQHLVGKGRIIRRMVEAKMLSSMILYGPTGIGKTSIASAIAGTTKYAFRILNAASDTKKDLQIVVEEAKMSGTVILLLDEVHRLDKPKQDFLLPHLENGRIIMIGATTENPYITINPAIRSRTQIFELKPLSNEEIQQALWNAVHDAERGFGNDKVTITDEALLHFSRATNGDLRSSLNGLELAIKSTSPDQQGIITITLEIAEECVQRKALTHDKDGDAHYDVISALQKSIRGSDVNAALHYLARLVEAGDLPIISRRLMVIAYEDIGLANPSAASRTVTAVQAAEKLGFPEARIPLANVVVDLCLSPKSNSSYVAIDAALQDVRAGKSGDVPDHLRDSHYSGAKKLGRGVDYLYPHSYPGAWVDQQYLPAKIKNASYYTPNHTGKYEDTLAKQYDSINSKKKHINKH; this is translated from the coding sequence ATGAATCAACCTTTAGCTTATCGAATGAGACCCACTCATATCGATAATATCGTTGGACAACAACATTTAGTCGGGAAAGGCCGAATCATCCGACGAATGGTAGAAGCTAAAATGCTCTCTTCCATGATTTTATACGGCCCTACAGGAATTGGTAAAACAAGTATTGCGAGCGCCATTGCGGGCACTACCAAATATGCTTTTAGAATTTTAAATGCTGCTAGTGATACAAAAAAAGATTTACAAATTGTTGTGGAAGAAGCAAAAATGAGCGGAACGGTCATCTTGCTTTTAGATGAAGTCCATCGTCTAGATAAACCTAAACAAGATTTTCTATTGCCTCATTTGGAAAACGGCCGAATCATTATGATTGGAGCTACAACTGAAAATCCTTATATTACTATCAATCCAGCCATTCGGAGCAGAACACAAATTTTCGAACTAAAACCTCTTTCTAATGAAGAGATTCAACAAGCATTATGGAACGCAGTTCATGACGCTGAGAGAGGATTTGGCAATGACAAAGTTACAATTACAGACGAAGCCTTATTGCATTTTTCACGAGCAACAAATGGAGATCTAAGAAGTTCTTTGAATGGTTTAGAACTCGCTATCAAGTCTACTTCTCCTGACCAACAAGGTATCATTACGATTACTTTAGAAATTGCTGAAGAATGTGTTCAAAGAAAAGCTTTAACTCATGATAAAGATGGCGATGCTCACTACGATGTCATCTCAGCGCTGCAAAAATCCATTCGTGGAAGTGATGTAAATGCAGCACTTCATTATCTTGCTCGATTGGTTGAAGCAGGTGATCTTCCTATTATTTCAAGACGCCTAATGGTTATTGCTTATGAAGATATTGGATTAGCAAATCCTTCAGCAGCTTCTAGAACGGTTACCGCTGTTCAGGCTGCTGAAAAATTAGGCTTTCCGGAAGCCAGGATCCCTTTAGCAAATGTAGTTGTAGATCTCTGCCTTTCTCCAAAATCAAATTCGTCTTACGTAGCGATTGATGCAGCTTTACAAGATGTACGAGCTGGAAAAAGTGGAGATGTACCAGATCACTTAAGGGATTCTCATTATAGTGGAGCTAAAAAATTAGGTCGCGGCGTAGATTACCTTTATCCGCATAGTTATCCAGGTGCTTGGGTAGATCAACAATATTTACCAGCAAAAATAAAAAATGCTTCTTATTATACACCAAACCATACTGGGAAATATGAAGATACGCTAGCAAAACAATACGACTCAATCAATTCAAAAAAGAAACACATCAATAAGCATTAA
- a CDS encoding haloacid dehalogenase, with translation MIKLSPFEQVQEFHEVFDKPGKSKPQALTPEEAIKRANFTTEEVIEFLYASVKGDITQFDEVILEWKNAAEESIVKIKNEQKEVQSRLIGQVDALTDANYFNYGSFVLMGIDPDPIFSIVHQANMGKLFPDGKPRYRKTDGKVMKPANWENDFAPEPKIHAEIERQINKANEEC, from the coding sequence ATGATTAAGTTATCACCTTTTGAACAAGTTCAAGAATTTCATGAAGTTTTTGATAAGCCCGGGAAAAGTAAACCACAAGCTTTAACTCCAGAAGAGGCGATTAAACGAGCAAATTTTACAACAGAAGAAGTAATAGAATTTTTATATGCCAGTGTAAAAGGCGATATAACGCAATTTGATGAAGTAATTTTAGAATGGAAAAATGCTGCGGAAGAATCAATAGTCAAAATAAAAAATGAACAAAAAGAAGTTCAAAGCCGATTAATTGGACAAGTAGATGCATTAACGGATGCGAATTATTTTAACTATGGTTCTTTTGTACTGATGGGGATCGATCCTGATCCTATTTTTTCAATTGTTCATCAAGCAAATATGGGAAAGCTTTTTCCAGATGGCAAACCACGATATAGAAAAACAGATGGAAAAGTAATGAAACCAGCTAATTGGGAAAATGATTTTGCTCCCGAACCCAAGATTCATGCAGAAATAGAGCGACAAATAAATAAGGCAAATGAGGAATGTTAA
- the gshAB gene encoding bifunctional glutamate--cysteine ligase GshA/glutathione synthetase GshB, giving the protein MKTVKQMIQETEMSKAYYQAVFGIEKEGLRVNDSGQLAVTDHSKKFGNRTYHPYIQTDYSESQLELITPPLNSIQESYNWLTALHDVVLQTLPEDEAIWPISMPMVLPDEKDISVAKLDNKADVLYRETLTRKYGKKKQMISGVHYNFELDSQLILRLYESQTEYTTLTSFKSMIYLKLAKNFLRYRWLLTYLLGASPIVDESFFTSQELPKKYVRSIRSSHYGYVNQSEVSVSFETIEDYVQSLQNMVAKGFLSEEKEFYSAVRFRGTKDAEELLTKGISYLELRSFDLDPFDSAGMSKGTMEFVHLFCLYMIWMDETATMKEIEIGEEMSQLTAMENPVSVSQFQEEGLELLKQMENMIHLTTDSEAASRCLQEVRNQLKNPTLTIAARMVQEIEEKGSYIEFALELAKQYKDEATKRPYNLRGFDYLEMSTQLLIFDALQKGVQVEVLDSQDQFLKLTMGQHVEFVKNGNMTAKDSYIAPLIMENKTVTKKILDSAGFHVPAGEEYTTIDEAKSAFWRYKNKSVVVKPKSTNYGLGISIFKQTPVKNDYEQAIEIAFKEDIAVLVEEYISGTEYRFFVLDGKVPAILLRIPANVVGDGQKTIKELVQDKNKDPLRGEEKHRSPLEKIALGEIEQLMLKGQGYTIESIPEKDKRVYLRENSNISTGGDSIDVTDEIDESYKKAAIRMTETIGAKISGIDLIIPDPTIPSENEQHGYTVIEANFNPAMHMHAYVYKGKGRRLTMDVLNMLFPELNEDVSSTGKTH; this is encoded by the coding sequence ATGAAAACCGTTAAACAAATGATACAAGAAACAGAAATGAGTAAAGCTTATTATCAAGCCGTTTTTGGGATTGAGAAAGAAGGATTGAGAGTAAACGATAGCGGTCAACTAGCTGTAACAGACCATTCAAAAAAATTTGGGAATAGAACTTATCACCCTTACATTCAAACAGACTACAGTGAATCGCAATTAGAATTAATTACTCCTCCGTTAAATTCTATCCAAGAGAGTTACAATTGGTTAACGGCTCTACATGATGTTGTACTCCAAACGTTACCTGAAGATGAAGCCATATGGCCGATAAGCATGCCCATGGTTTTGCCAGATGAAAAAGATATTTCTGTTGCTAAATTAGACAATAAAGCTGATGTTCTCTATAGAGAAACATTGACTCGCAAATATGGTAAAAAGAAACAAATGATTAGCGGAGTGCATTACAATTTTGAATTGGATAGTCAATTGATTCTCCGATTATATGAAAGCCAAACAGAATATACAACTCTAACGTCGTTTAAATCAATGATATATCTAAAATTAGCAAAAAATTTCCTTCGTTATAGATGGTTATTAACGTATTTATTGGGAGCATCTCCTATAGTAGATGAATCCTTTTTTACAAGTCAGGAGCTTCCAAAGAAATATGTAAGAAGTATTCGAAGTAGTCATTACGGATACGTCAACCAATCAGAAGTATCTGTCTCATTTGAAACGATTGAAGATTATGTTCAAAGTTTACAAAATATGGTAGCAAAAGGTTTCTTATCTGAAGAAAAAGAATTTTACTCAGCTGTTCGTTTTCGAGGAACCAAAGATGCTGAAGAATTGTTAACAAAAGGGATTTCGTATCTTGAATTAAGAAGTTTTGACTTGGATCCTTTTGATTCAGCCGGTATGTCAAAAGGAACGATGGAATTTGTACATCTTTTTTGTTTGTATATGATATGGATGGATGAAACTGCTACTATGAAAGAAATTGAAATTGGGGAAGAAATGAGCCAATTGACAGCTATGGAAAATCCAGTATCCGTTTCTCAATTTCAAGAAGAAGGATTAGAGCTTTTGAAACAAATGGAAAACATGATTCATTTGACTACTGATTCTGAAGCAGCCTCTCGTTGTCTTCAAGAAGTTAGAAACCAATTAAAGAATCCTACTCTAACAATAGCTGCGCGTATGGTGCAGGAAATAGAAGAAAAAGGATCATATATTGAATTTGCATTAGAATTAGCTAAGCAGTATAAAGATGAAGCGACTAAAAGGCCGTATAATTTAAGAGGATTTGATTATTTAGAAATGTCCACTCAGTTATTAATTTTTGATGCTTTACAAAAAGGAGTCCAAGTAGAAGTTTTAGATAGTCAAGATCAATTTTTAAAACTAACCATGGGACAACATGTTGAATTTGTTAAGAATGGAAATATGACAGCAAAAGATTCTTATATTGCTCCTCTTATTATGGAGAATAAAACCGTTACGAAAAAGATACTAGACTCTGCAGGTTTTCATGTTCCGGCAGGCGAAGAGTATACGACAATCGATGAAGCAAAATCAGCATTTTGGCGTTATAAAAATAAGTCTGTTGTTGTTAAGCCTAAGTCGACTAATTATGGTTTAGGAATTTCTATTTTTAAACAAACACCTGTAAAAAATGATTATGAACAAGCCATTGAAATAGCCTTTAAGGAAGATATTGCTGTACTTGTTGAAGAGTACATTTCGGGAACGGAATACCGTTTCTTTGTGTTAGATGGTAAAGTTCCGGCCATTTTATTGCGAATACCTGCTAATGTTGTGGGGGATGGACAAAAAACGATCAAAGAATTAGTCCAAGATAAAAATAAAGATCCATTACGTGGTGAAGAAAAGCACCGTTCGCCACTTGAGAAAATCGCTTTAGGAGAAATAGAACAATTGATGTTAAAAGGACAAGGATACACAATTGAAAGCATACCTGAAAAAGATAAAAGGGTTTATTTAAGAGAAAATTCTAATATCAGTACTGGTGGAGACTCAATTGATGTAACCGATGAGATTGATGAAAGTTATAAAAAAGCAGCGATTCGTATGACTGAAACGATTGGAG